The following are encoded in a window of Seleniivibrio woodruffii genomic DNA:
- the traV gene encoding type IV conjugative transfer system lipoprotein TraV: MDRYKIIVFAGLLSILSGCVYDSKFTCEGYKNAGRACKPVSSNIEYAIEKDDKTDATEVDTVIAAEPDSVVQQELFVKCDTDEPCNYKPADTDRVMVSKDAKKYLDFKKNEQKLLAEELTSYGIKVNSDSTPVTSKPKILKVTILPYEDSKGRLNMLRRVYMILQKSDWLLGDYLIVDDKQVEIKDGQAQ; encoded by the coding sequence ATGGACAGATATAAAATAATAGTTTTTGCCGGTTTGCTTTCTATACTTTCCGGCTGTGTTTATGACTCAAAATTTACCTGTGAAGGATATAAAAACGCTGGCAGAGCATGTAAGCCGGTTTCCAGCAATATAGAATACGCTATAGAGAAAGACGATAAAACGGATGCTACGGAGGTAGACACGGTTATCGCCGCTGAACCTGACTCTGTTGTTCAACAGGAACTTTTCGTTAAATGCGATACTGATGAACCCTGCAACTATAAACCTGCTGATACAGACCGTGTTATGGTGTCAAAAGATGCAAAAAAATATCTGGATTTCAAAAAGAATGAACAGAAACTTCTGGCAGAAGAACTCACCTCATACGGTATTAAGGTAAATTCTGATAGCACACCAGTAACATCAAAGCCAAAGATTCTTAAGGTTACTATTCTTCCATATGAGGATTCCAAAGGCAGGCTCAACATGTTGAGACGAGTATATATGATTCTACAGAAGTCTGACTGGTTACTTGGCGATTATCTCATTGTCGATGACAAACAGGTAGAAATTAAAGACGGACAGGCACAGTAA
- a CDS encoding TraB/VirB10 family protein produces the protein MKQKTLKERFNALSPKTKKQLVVVASMLLFAVIFLLLYRAANVGKTKNENAQQQTVQTTDFTENDKNTSLKVGFDKKLDAMMKRIDDLESGKTQQSEQSQQEEQQKTAAEDAAKYNRPMLFNVLKDVPIPDEIKDAYPQSKYQENNQYQSQAPAKPTEKVVSKIGFMSIADKTNSSSDEPKDIKKKKQNWIPSNSIFKATLVTGVYAPTLAKGKQSPYPVVLRLKDLSFFPNEFRKDLSGCFIGGEAYGNLSDERVNVRLNNISCLSENNISVIDVPVSGFVQGEDGIIGLAGRVVSKQGQIMAAAFVASFLQGMGEAFSLANQTSTISGMTGTTTTAISGDDIIKYGAGSGFSESFKMLSKYYTDILNDTSPVIEVLGGREVEVIINKGVDINPEEWEWTDIK, from the coding sequence ATGAAGCAGAAGACTCTGAAAGAAAGGTTTAACGCTTTATCGCCCAAAACCAAGAAACAGCTTGTTGTTGTGGCTTCCATGCTTTTGTTCGCTGTTATTTTTCTGCTTTTATATCGTGCTGCCAACGTAGGTAAAACTAAAAATGAGAATGCTCAGCAGCAGACGGTACAAACAACCGATTTCACTGAAAATGATAAAAATACAAGTTTGAAAGTCGGTTTTGATAAAAAACTCGATGCGATGATGAAACGCATAGACGATCTTGAAAGCGGTAAAACACAGCAATCAGAACAAAGTCAGCAGGAGGAACAGCAAAAAACCGCCGCTGAAGATGCTGCGAAGTATAATAGACCGATGCTATTTAATGTTCTGAAAGACGTTCCTATCCCTGATGAAATAAAAGATGCGTATCCTCAGTCAAAATATCAGGAAAATAATCAATATCAGTCTCAAGCTCCGGCAAAACCCACAGAAAAGGTTGTATCCAAAATAGGCTTCATGAGCATTGCTGATAAGACAAACAGCAGCTCTGATGAGCCAAAAGACATCAAAAAGAAAAAACAGAACTGGATACCTTCCAATAGTATCTTCAAAGCTACATTAGTTACCGGAGTTTATGCCCCGACTTTGGCAAAAGGCAAACAAAGTCCGTATCCTGTGGTCCTTCGTCTGAAGGATCTTTCTTTTTTTCCTAATGAGTTTCGCAAAGATTTAAGCGGTTGCTTCATCGGTGGAGAGGCATACGGTAATCTCAGTGATGAGAGGGTAAATGTCAGGCTTAATAATATCTCATGCCTTTCAGAAAATAATATTTCAGTGATTGATGTCCCTGTCTCAGGCTTTGTGCAGGGAGAGGACGGTATCATTGGGCTTGCAGGAAGAGTTGTCTCCAAACAGGGGCAGATTATGGCCGCAGCATTTGTTGCGTCATTTTTGCAGGGTATGGGAGAGGCATTCAGCTTAGCAAACCAGACCAGCACTATTTCAGGAATGACAGGAACCACAACCACAGCAATCTCAGGTGATGACATTATCAAATATGGAGCCGGATCAGGCTTTTCCGAATCATTCAAAATGCTCTCAAAATACTACACAGACATACTTAACGATACCTCGCCTGTAATAGAGGTGCTTGGCGGTCGTGAGGTTGAGGTCATAATCAATAAAGGCGTGGATATTAATCCGGAGGAATGGGAATGGACAGATATAAAATAA